The DNA sequence TCTAGACAGACTACAACATACTGTGTATGTAAAAGTATGAAGTGAAAACGACTGGATGAGACCTCAGACATTTCAATGCCCACAGCTACAGAGGCGGACACAGAGTGCTACATGCACCTACGGGGCAGCCGTCAGTGCGGACGGGGTAACACGAGGGCGGGCGCGGTCACTGCTGTGGACAGACTGTACACTTGACAAGAGTCTATCATACCAGTAATAATCTGTGGCTCTGCAGCTTGACACCTGACTGTAGCAACTGCATTTGTGTGTCCAGATAATGTGTGTACACTGGCCTTAGTTCTCACATCCCATATCTATAAAAACACAGTAGACAATGGTCAAAAACAACAGGTATGCGTATCTCACACAGATAACGGGACCAGTTCAAGGCAGGAAGTTGACAAGACAACCATGGCTGACTAAAGTGAAGAGACTACTGAAATGAAGGACAATCGTCTACAGGCTGTGGGCAATACAGACAGGAGACGGTGGccggagggggagggaaggagaaaggtagGGAGCGCGGAAAGATCAGGGTTCTGGAAAGTCTAATGAAACTGCTTATGGACAGCAGCATGACAAAGTAGACTATGAGCATGTCACGTCTCAGGGGCAGGAAACTAACGGTAATAAGCATGCGAGGCCAAGGACTGCAGAATAAGATGGAAAGAACATAAGCACTGAACAATTAAGGCAGCAGAGCACTGAAGAGTCAAGAAGCCGTAGCTCACTATCCGGTATTGATGTACAGCAAGGGTCCACATCCACACACGTGCCATACCGACTATGGGTAACATCACGCGCGCATCTACATCCCCACACGTGTAATACGGAGTTCAGCAATATGATGCCAGCAcctacatctgcacacatgtactATCAAACACGAGTACATCAAGCATCGACAtctacacacacgcacgcacgcacgcgcgcacgcacactCCATTGCCTTTACCCGTGCAGTGGAATCTCGACTACAGGTCACCAGCACATCGATCGTTGGGTGCAAATCCAAACCATACACTGCACTGAGGTGGCCGTGATAGTGCCGTATGACCTAAGATGCAACGGCAAAGTTAAACTCTCTCAACACGGGGAGACGGtggggctgtggtggcacacttctccAGCGTGCACAAGGCTGTGCACTCAATCCCCAGCATGTAAGCCAATTAACAAATAAGCAGTGGCTGATACCATCTAAGTCCTTTCCCCCCGGCTTACCTTGTTATACTCGAGATCCCAGCACTTCACCTGCTTGTCCTCCCCACAGGAGAACAGGTAAGGGCTCCTGGTGCTCACGATCACGCCACGCACGGTACTGATGTGCCCAGTCAGCGATAGCTTCAATTTGCCACTGGCCAAATCCCAGATCTGCAATCCAAgaatatttactttttctttttattggttcCCAAAAGCAAAAATCTAGATTCCTGAGGTTACAAaaatttataaacatataaataagacAATTCTGAAACTGATTTTCctcaaaataaaagcagaaaaaataatgaaaaggttCAAGTTGGAAAATGATGTGTAGCGGTTTGAGTGGAATGGCCCTCCCCGGCTGCGCATGTGGCGTGAATACTGGTCCCCAGCCGGCGGTAATCTGGGAAAGCTGCTGGGCCTTTTGGAGGAGGAGTCTGGCTGCAGGAGGGATGTCAGTGGGAGAAATCTCTGTGGTGATAGAGGCTAGCTCCAAGCCCACGACATGCACAACTTCCTGTTGACGTGGAGCTGTGACCCAGGCTTCTTGCTTGGGCCTGTCTTGCTTTCATTGCCATAATAAGACTTCCTCTTAAATctacaagctgaaataaacccttttccccatcagctgcttcaggTTGGGGGTTTTGCCGCAGCAGCAAAAGGGCTCTGCACAGCACGTACAGAGCTGGCAAGGCTGGTACTCCTACGATGTGGGAGGGCGTCACCGACAGCGACAGCAAGAAAGCACGGTGCGGACCTCACAAGGGTAACGGCAACTTACCCAGAAAGCAGTGAAGCTGTGGCAAATCCATCTCGCTAGCATTCTGTGTAAGCAGTTTAagattttattgattttctgcAGGCATGCGGCAGGCACATACCGGCGACACTAGGTGTCTTCCTACTGTCGAGACACCTGCTGAACGAGCTCTTTCATTCAGCCAGACTGACAAGGGGCCGGCTCATCCCCAGAGTGCCGGCTCGACAAGCACACGGCACGGGCCAGCCCTCGGCGTGGGCTCTGGGGGTCTACATGCAGGCCCTCGGCGTGGGCTCTGGGGGTCTACATGCTGGCCCTTGGCGTGGGCTCTGGGGGTCTACATGCTGGCCCTCGGCGTGGGCTCTGGGGGTCTACAAGCAGGCCCTCGGCGTGGGCTCTGGGGGTCTACATGCCGGCCCTCGGCGTGGGCTCTGGGGGTCTACATCCAGGCCCTCGTGCAGCCCACATCGGacacactgatccatctccccagccctagtacATCTTTCAAGAGAGTCACAATCCACAGGCTGAAATGGAGCCTTTCAAGTACATTATAAGCATCAACTCACACATTCTGGAAAATTTGTACTTTGGGTATTAGCCCCAAAAACATTTGCCCAATATAAGTGTTTCCATTTCTGAGAATGtttcaaaacaaagtaaaatttataaaaagccaTACACATGAAGATTTATTTAGAGTAATTAAAATCTAAAAGCTGTAGTAATGTTTAACACTAGGAAAACAGGTTACAgactatttaaattttatagaaCCTAACCATTTTAAATGACACTGAATTCTTCACAAGAATATGCATTTGACATAAatgaagtaaacaaacaaacaacaacaattaaaaaaccATAGTAAGAATAACTCTCAAGGGGCCGAGGAGGTCCctctgtggtagagcacttgtccaaTACAAGTAAAGCCCCATGTACAATGCCTAGTGCCGGGCCACATCAACGCAAATTGTTTAACAAACGAAGACTTTTTAAAAGACACATATTTACATACCTAGGGAAAAAAGGCTTGGAAGTAAATACAATAATCTTTGGACACTGAAATACTAAAATGAAATTCATCTTAATTCCCACCAATGATAGATTATGTTTGATGTCGGTTATGCGACAGCTCCGCTTTCCCCATTTGCCAACACAAGTACGCTTTCACTCTATAATGACAGGGTAAGAAAGCCTGAAGCATCAATCAATGGACTTGGTGTAGGTAGACACAACATTAAGCACCGCTTTCCAAGCAGACGTTTGTTTGGAACTATTACTGGTATACCAGGAAATGTCACGCCATATTCAACTATGGGAAAGCAGGGACTTGCAACCTTGATTCCTGCCCAAGAAGTCACTTTCAAAAGATAaagcgcactctctctctctctctctctaataaataaatttaataaaagggctggagagatggctgagcagttaaggcgcttgcctgcgaagcctaaagacccaggtttgattctccagatcaccacattgtggtgcatgtgtctggagttcctttgcaatagctagaggccctggcacacccattctctccccctcacactctcctctctgtctctaatacataaataaataaataacaaaatcttTGAAAGATTAAGCTGACAGGGCAAGCCCAAAATCATGTTTCCTTGTTACCTTTATAGTCCTGTCAGCAGAGCCAGTGACAAACCACTGATTCCCAGGTTCCACAGCAATGCACCGGACCCAGCCAAGATGCCCACTGATAACCTGtatgaggaaaacaaaacaaaacgacagTGGGTACCCATCCAGACATCAGTTAAAATGTATCCAATTTTGTAGACTATCTGAACTTAAAATGCACTCCCATTTTCAAATTAGAATCTTATAAATGCTACAATTATATTTTAGACAAAGAGATTAAATACACAAATTGTAGTACACCTTAGTAGAATATTactaaacaaaagaaaggaatgcATTACCCATCCCTCCTACAATTAatgtgtggtggtctgattcaggtgttccccataagcttatgtgGCCTGAAGGCTTAGGTCCTCAGCTGGCAGCAACTTAAATGTCTGGGAGGCAGTGGGTGTGGGAGCGGGCTCACGGACGTGATAgctgcttccccttgccagtgtctggcacacttcCTACTGAGCTGTCCACTTTATGTCGGCTGGGAGGTGATGTCCTCTctgcatcattttccctgccattatggagcttcccctcgagcctgtaagccaaaatgaacgccttccttctgtaagctgcttctggtcaggttctTTGTGCAGCAACCTGAAGAGGACCCCACCGCCAGTCTCACGAGGAGCCTTCTGTACAACTCCACCCGCATGGCACAGCCGAGAACACACGAGCGCAGTCACAGCAGACAGCTCGGCGGTCACCAGGGGTGGAAGAGTGCATGATTAAAACAGCACGGGGTATTTTTTCAGGTGATGCACTGATTGCAGTAGTGACTAACCAAATcgatatatttattaaaattcgTTAGACCTATATGCCAAATAAAAGGGCTTCCTTCTGTATAACCTACTCAAAAACAGAACCATGCTAGCTGTACCTTTCAGACTGTGTGCCCACTGATCCAATCTATTTTGAATCATTTTATTACAGTTGGGATCATTCTAGGCCTAAAGAAATTCCTTTATCAAGTAAACATTTCACCGAAATTTGCAAAAGAAATCCTTTGCTGTGTTAAATTTTTCTGCTTCCCACATTTACAGCCTTCTGTTAATACTGCACTGCTGTTATATGTACCATCAAAACCAAGGCCATCAGTAAACCTTTCACTTAAGGAATTCTCCTTCTCAAGGTATCCGTGGAAACAGTGCATGACCCCCACCTCAGGCCCCTCTACTGCCTCCCACATTCAGCCTCCTGCCCTCACTCTACCATCAGGCGCGCTGACAGGAAGCTCCTAAGCCCCACATGCTGGCATGACCCACTCACCCTGTAGAGTTTCCATGGCGGGTGCCACTGGGGTTTTGGCATGGTGGGGGCTTTTTTAGCCATCAGGGCAGAGTTCTTGGCATTGCCACTCTCCACCATCATCTAGGCATATgacagacagaagaaacagtaagGGTTTCATAAAGTTTCAAGCCATCAACTCAGAAATGGAAATTGAAAGATGGTTTAATGAAAGGATATGTTTTTCTTTAGCCAAAGAGGAAAAGACAGCTAAAGTACATTTTCTCAATTAAAACACAACTCTAAGACTTCTAATCAGAACTCAATTTTCTGTATgctaatttttaagttaaaaagatTAAAACCTCAGAAGCAGAGCATGAGTAACGAGCAAGTATTTCTGAGGACGGGTTTGGAATCCAAATGTACAATCCCTGTCTGATGGAGCCTGGGTGAAGACATGAATCTCTACCAGCCTCAGCTCTAAGACGGAAAGCAAGGCGCCTGCGTCTCTTCACTTCTCATCTCATTACTGCCTGACTGACCCTGGCTGAGACTCAGTAACCGGTGCTTGCCTTGGCTCTAAGATGGGAAACCCGGTGCCTgtatcttttcatcttctcatctAATTACTATTTTAACAAGTATAGAAGCTGATACTGGCTGAGCTCCTTAATCCCTTAATTTGAAAATCTGATATTTAAAGTACTCCAAAGTCAAAATTGAATTCAGACTTGAGAATTTCAGTTTAAGAGTGCTTAACAGGCAAAGTATATGCAAGTATTTCAAAACATAAAATCAAATCTATCAATTAATCTGAACTCTGAAATAGCTGTGGCCCCAAGCACTGTGAGGCAAGGAAGAGTCAACCTGAATAACTTACTGTTAACAACTCATTAATACAAAATGTCTTTCCGCCCATAAAATGCTTTCCTTTAGAGGTTCAGACTGGGGCTGGGGATACACTGCAGTGACCCCACAATGCTCAGCACACACAAAGCCCAGGGCTCGAGTCCCAGCATGGAATTAAACCAGGTATAGTGGcttatgcttgtaatcccaaaacttgggatgTAGAAACAGGACAGTctagagttcaaagtcatcctcaggtCAAGGTCAAAGCCAGCCAGGGGCTACATGAGGCAGTGCCTTAAAAACCAAAGTACCCCCAAGACTTAAACAACACTCCCTGTGGAGACTCCCTGTGGGCATTGAGACTTTCTCTGAACAGATGAGAGGATTACCAACCCACTCACATCACCAATCAAGTCTCAATTCTCAAAGGACTATCTCAAAGCaatgtttgtttctttcattttttaaaattacttttttacaaggagagaggaggaggagagaatgggcatgccagggcctctagccctgcaaacaactccaggtatatgtgccactttgtgcatctggctttacatgggtactgaggaatcaaacacaggttggGGGTAGTCAGGCATTGTGGGAAAATGCCTtcatgagccatctgtccagcccaagacttGAAACAAAGGGGAATAAGGTATCACGCTTCACAGGCTGGAAACCTGCGTCAGCGTGACAGGGACACTCACGGAGCTCAtggccgggggcggggcgcggTCCGACGGCCCGGGGTGCCGGTACTCACTTCCAGCAGTCGCTCGATTTGCCTCAGCCCTGAACAAGGTCACACGGTAACTCATTAACAGGCAACATATTCTGTACAAGTTTTTTATTGTAAGTTTTGGTCAATCATGATAAAGGAGAATATCATACACAGTTAAcaaaaagcaaaattttaaaaagtgtaaacGGCAAAATACTCTTTTAGGCCCTTTGTGAACTGGGCCACTGTTCCTACCTGGCCTGAGGAGAAGGTGATGTCACCGCTAAGGACTGCGCAGCTGACTCACTGGGCATTCTTTGGATCTTGGTGTCTGCAGTCAGGGCAACccctattaaaataaaaaaaaacagttccttTCAGTAGCCATCTTTGCTCTCAGTTACATGTATTCAAAGCAAACGGGGAAACACAGAAGACTCTCCAGGCAGTGACAGTGTAGCCACTGTGATTAAATTCAACTTGTCTTTAGCTTTACTAATAAATACTGTTAGTAACACATTTCTCCAATCTGATGTGATCATGAGCAGCTTAATAATCCAAGCTGTCCAAGTCAGTGTGCAGGCATCATTGCCACGAGCAGAAAGAGCCGTGTGACCACTTAGTGTTCCCAGAGTAAACATGGGCCAGGACTGCTGGAATCCCGAGGCCTCCCAAGAGCAACACTAGCGGAGACCTTCAAGGATAAGCTTGAGTCACGTGCGAAGCCCCCAGGCTTTTCTTTGGCCACACCATCCATGTCAACCACTTCAATAGTACATGCTTCTATCATTGTTAAAGCTTATATCTGAGTTTATCtaaagcaaaaataagtaaataaatattgtctAAATTTCTACCACAGTGCCCAAGAACATATAGGTGACAATGAAATTAAGACAATTTCCATATTAAACATACCAGGTCCGGGTGGATATGGATGTGTACCTGTCACCAAATATTCAACATCTTGTcctaaaacaacaaaatagtTACTGATAATGAATTTACCTTTTATTCAGGTATCACCTTTTAAATGTATTAATACTATCAATGAGATTTTTCTATTCCAGCTGAAGAATCAGAAATGAGGGCAGTTCTCATGCTTGTTCTGACCTCATAAACCACACAGAGCTACTTCCTTGCCATCAGCTGCTAAGAGGACCCAGCTCATGCATTTGCTGTCTAGCAATGGTGGGAAAGAGGCCTTCAAAGCCAAGTGGCAACTCCCTCTGGTTTTTCTTCAAATAGTCTCATGTGCAGTTATATTCTCACTCATTACACTTTCCTTACTTCACTGCATCTTTCTGAATTACAGTCGTGTCACAGGGTTTCCCCCCAGGTCAGGAACAGTCTAAAACTTCTTCCTTTAGAATCCACTGTGCCCGTGCCCCCATCCTAAGAACTGTGCTTCTTTATGCCGCCATATTTTTGTTTCCTATAAGGAAAGTCATCAGCTTAGCAGTGGCCTCACTGTTTTCTGGGGCCAGTTATGAAGTTTTATGCTTTAATTACAAAGACCCTCAAAGTGTGTTTCATCATTTtcaacatcttttttttgtttctaagttTATTTCCTTGTAACTGCGTATTACATTTTCTTTCATCATGGCTCACAAAAATGCTATTCCTAAGAGCAGGGCAGAACATGCATTCTAAGAGTAACTCTATCTTGTCCTTCCCAGTACAGCATcaataagagattttttttttctatttaagaaATGTACATATATACCTTAACAGTCCTTACTAATAGTACACTCACCTTGGTTGGCGGGATACTGTTTATGACCATATGAATCTGTTGCATTCTGCTGGCCCTTCTCTTTAAGATTCTCTTTTGAAGTAGGCATGTGCAACACAGGACCATATTCATTGCGAAGCTTgattgccatttttcttttgtgaCTAAAGATTATAAGATGCATCCTTAAATACTTTAAATATCATGAGTGTAAAAGTTTACAGTAGCCAGAATAAATACTTTAATAGGCACAGTTGGTGTAATTACAGAAAATTTCCAGTAAAATTTTCAAGTTAAAACagcattttaaagaataaaaaatgtgagatggtttagtggttaaggtgcttgtctatgaagcctaaggacccaagttcaattcctgaatggccatataagccacatgcacacggtgacacatgaatctgtagATCATtcccaatggctggaggccctggtgtgttctctctctcaaatattttaaaaataatttgaaaaaaatctaagTGCACTTTCACACCCTATATATTTACTCTTGCTCCCAATCCATCACAGTATTCACTAAACCTAAGAAGTATCCTGTTGTTACCTAGTAACTAGAAAACTCTTCTTGAAGCATACTCAAGGGTCCGACTCATTTAAAAACATTACTAATATAGCCTTTCAAACGCCTAAATATACAAACATAGTACAAACTTCTACAGCCATCTTTAACAGATATCTTAAAAAGTTTTACctaaccaagccaggtgtggtggtacacacctttaatcccagcacttgggaggcaaaggtaggagcactaccatgagttcaaggccaccctgagactacatagtgaattccaggtcagcttgggctagagtgagaccctacctcgaaaaacaaacaaaaaatgtttaaccAGACTAAAGTACTTAATTAGTACAATCTTttaagaactttatttatttaaaaaaactgcctatatatacaaattaaatattaatgcttATTTGAAGAATGAAGCAGATCACAAAAGAAGTGTAACAAAGGTAACATGAACATTGCACATAATGCATCTCGGCCAGAGTCGGGACACAGAGACAACCTGTCACTGCTCAAGAACTTCATTATGCTATAAGAAAATGGGGCCACACATACAATCTCTGctcatcaaagttctgagaaCAGGAGGAAGCTATACACATATAGCATGATtgattaaaacaaaatatctaaCAGGAACTCTACTAATTGCTGGATATGTGTAAACTGCAAATGGAATTTTTTGCTGCAaaagacaaggcagaagaaaaaaGTTAAGCCAGCGTAAACAACCAGACACTGGCAACTAGGTCACCTATGAAGAGCAGAACTACTTCTACGACTTTAAAGGTCGCCCGCTCGTTTGCTCTGCTCCCTTGAGTATTCCAGCAATTGGAAAAGAACTTCACGTACCTCTCTTCATCCAAAGGCACGGGTTTCCCATTATCAGCTACAAACATGTCATGAGTCCTCTTCAGGGACCTGAACACAAGCGTGTGCACAGAATGCTTCTGCACCTCCTACAAAGAAGCAGGCAGGAAAACAGCTGGCTACAAATCGTCCATGAAAACCTAAATCAAAGCCAAATGGGGTACACACTTCACACGCTTAAAGAGGCGAGATGCTTCGCCTCTCACGCTGCTACGCATCACAGGCTACAGTGGCCAACTACAAGGGATGGATGGCAAGCTCCTCGGTGGCGGAAGGCCTCAATGCTGCAGTGGAACAGTGTCTTGGCTGACAAATGCTTCCTCAACCTGGACTATGAGTCTGGCAAGGGCTCTGCCACAAGCTAACAAGAGAATGGTCACTGCCCCACACTCAAGGGTCAACAGGTTCAAATAAGCAAAATACATCGATAGTTAGGAAAGTCCCGAGAAGACAGAAAGGGGCTGAGTCAGAAAGACCGaaatgagaggctggagagatggctcagtggttaaaggcgactgcttgcaaaacctgaagatcaggttcaattctccagtacccacataagccagatgcccaacacgacacatgcatctggacttcgtttgcactggcaagcGCCCTTTTCTCTCTGCCACGCGTTCTCTTTCCaaatactttctttttcaaaaaaagacaGACCTAAATGGAATTATGAATGATTTCCCTGGGATGATTCAGAGGCAAAGCCTTGGACAGAAGAGGTATGGACAATCGGGAGACAAAAGGCTCTCTGCAAAGGTTTTTCAGTGAACAGAAAGAACGGCCGAAATGCCGTGTAGTTCCGTATGTGCAGGGTGTGCTGTGCTGCGTAAGGGGGCTGCAAGGGACACCAGGCCTTTCAGACAACTGCAAcagcctacattttttttttttttctgttctagtAACCCAAGGACAAACAAGACCAACTTCCTTATTAGTTTAATTTTTAGATTTGCGATACCAGGGATCAAATGCAGGGCCTTGCATGCAcaccaggcaagcactcaaccactggtTGCTTATATCCCTCCAACTGCCGTTTTAAACAGATCGGATGACCGGGGGAAGCAAATGGAAGGGAAGATGACGACCaagcgtgtgtgtctgtgtgtggggggtggtgcAGTGATGCAGAAGCCCAGGCCGAAGATGACGCTGGACTGTATCAGCGCGATCTGCAGAGGATCTGGACCCCGGTGGACGGAATGGGGGAGTATGTGGCTACACAAGGCCTGCACGTGAGCAGGGGGGTTTTGAGCTAAGGGAACGCTGGGGTGTGGGGGCTGAACGAGCCGGGCGGTGCACTGAGCGCCAGCAGCGGCGCCCGCGGGGCTCGGGCTGCAGACAGCCCCGCCGCCCCCAGCGGCCCCAGAGCACGGAGCGCCGGGGGCGTGCTCGCAGACCTGCCGCCGGCGCCACGCACTGGCCCTCGGCAAGGCTCACCGGGCCGCCCCATCGCCGTAGGCCATCTTCCCGGGCCCCGGCTCGCGTCTCAGGGGTTCCCAGCACTTTCCACTGCCGAGGAAGAAAGCGCAGAGACCAACGAGTCTCGGGAGCCCGAGGGTCACCGTACCTCGACCATGACGCTGCCGCGGACCTCAGCCCTCCCGCGGCCAAGAAACACAGACGCCCGTCCACTGCCcaagccgccgccgccgccgccgccgccgccgccgccgccgccaaccACACTGCGGCCACTTCCGGAGCCCGGACGCCGGATGTGACGCaggcgcgcacgcgcgcgcaggGCTCCCGTCGGCCTCCGCGGCCGAGGGGGGCGTGGCCTCACGCCGAGGGGCGGGGCCTCGCGTCTGCGGGACCAATGAAACTCCCGCTCACGGGACAGCCTGTTTGCATCAGCGGTTCGAGCCCTGCTTGTGTTGTTGATTTTTTCATGTGATATTTTCCTGGAAGTTTAGTGCTTTTTAATTCAGAAACGCCAAGTAATAAGTTCTAGTGACTGTGTGTGCAGGGCGAACCCTGTGGGTTCCCTTGCCATGTTCTCAACGTTTTAGATCACCTGGTACCAACCCAGTAGACAGTGCTGTACTTGTAGAATCTAAAAACAACGCCATTTCAGTacgcccttttattttattttaacttattttatttttctgtagtgctgagaattgaactctgggccttTTGCATTGTTAAGCAAGGGTTCTGCCACTGAGCCCCATGTAGTAGACCCTTCTTGAGTGAATGTTGCAGTTTATTAGTTTGAGGAGTTTTGATGTGGGGATgtgaaatataattttaacaaAGTGTAGCACAAccacatatttttgtatttttgctaTGTGGATTTCTCAATTGAGAACTTTAAGAACATAGAGTACTTTGATATCTCAAATTATAACATTTGGCCATTTTCTAGTTATCTACTGATTCATATGACATCAGCAATGCTATGATACAATTTTTCAAAGCTATTGGAAGAAACAGCTGGACACCTGCTATTTCTGTTTATAGGCATTCCGACACCAAAGTGTTGGCATTTTGTTTTGTACTCAGGGAAAATCTGCATTTTATGATCAACTGTGACCCTATGTTTTTCTATGTAGTAATAATGAATAAAGGGGCTGCAgacagcagaagcaggaggacctaACTTTGGATCCTTAGCAGCCACTGACTGCTGGGTGTGTCACCCCAAGCCTGATATTCTAGTGCTGGGATGGTGGGTgccctgggcaagctggctaggtAGACCGGCCTGTGAGGTTCAACTAGAGGCATTGTCTCACTAAGGTGGAAGATCAGAGGGAGACTCCTGAtgttgacctccacatgtatagGAAGTTCTGCATGCACCCACAAATATAGACGTGCAAAAGGAATAGAGTTAAGAGCTGAAGTgatggccaagtggttaaggcacttgtttgcaaagtctaagaaccttggtttaattccccagtattcacataaagccagatgcacaaggtcgtgagtgcatctggagtttgtttgcagtgtttagaggcctggtgtgcccattttctctctctctctctctctctctctctctctctctctctgcctctcactctctcaaataaacaaaaatataaaacattttaaaaataggatagaACTGAGTATTTGTCAACCTAGATAAAGGTTTCACTAGTGTTTTTCCTTAACTCTAATTACTTTCACAGGATTTGTCCTCAGGACATAGTGAATACATTCTAAGAAGGGGTAAATAAAGCAAAACTATGATAGTATGGATCCATGACTTTATTTGAGCATCtattaaaatatcaaaaccaTGTCTGTACTTCAAAATTATGTCATTTCTAAATTTAGGTGTTAGTTTTCCATAAGACTTTGTTTTCTCTAAAAGTGCCCAGTGATGATAATTTGAGCAATTAAATCCTGTTGTACCTTACCCATCAATGGCAGTAACTAAAGAGCAGAATATTTGAATAACAATAACAATGCAGACACATAAGTCGTAGTATATTAATGGTAATATGACAACTGTCTAGCTGGGTCAAACTAACTTGTGAGTTATTTAGCTATTCTGAAAACAATTTATAGACCCAGACTCATAAAAGCATTCTAATTatagaggctgaagagattgctcagtgatttagacacttgcttgcaaagtctaacagcctgaattcaattctgcagtacccatgcaaaaccagatgcacaaagtggtgcatgcatctgcagttcatttgcagtggcaacagaacctgatgtgtccattctctctctctctctctttctttttctctccatgcaaataaataaataaacaaacatatttcaaaatctatttaaaatattgtgaTTATGGAAGTAAATTTCACTAGATTTTGCTCATTTTAATGCTCTTGAACTTATAGAATTATGCCATCTACATGAAATTGACTTAT is a window from the Jaculus jaculus isolate mJacJac1 chromosome 12, mJacJac1.mat.Y.cur, whole genome shotgun sequence genome containing:
- the Plrg1 gene encoding pleiotropic regulator 1, encoding MVEEVQKHSVHTLVFRSLKRTHDMFVADNGKPVPLDEESHKRKMAIKLRNEYGPVLHMPTSKENLKEKGQQNATDSYGHKQYPANQGQDVEYLVTGTHPYPPGPGVALTADTKIQRMPSESAAQSLAVTSPSPQARAEANRATAGSEYRHPGPSDRAPPPAMSSMMVESGNAKNSALMAKKAPTMPKPQWHPPWKLYRVISGHLGWVRCIAVEPGNQWFVTGSADRTIKIWDLASGKLKLSLTGHISTVRGVIVSTRSPYLFSCGEDKQVKCWDLEYNKVIRHYHGHLSAVYGLDLHPTIDVLVTCSRDSTARIWDVRTKASVHTLSGHTNAVATVRCQAAEPQIITGSHDTTIRLWDLVAGKTRVTLTNHKKSVRAVVLHPRHYTFASGSPDNIKQWKFPDGSFIQNLSGHNAIINTLTVNSDGVLVSGADNGTMHLWDWRTGYNFQRVHAAVQPGSLDSESGIFACAFDQSESRLLTAEADKTIKVYREDDTATEETHPVSWKPEIIKRKRF